GGGTTCGAAGCGTACCGGTCCCGACCTGGCCCGCGTCGGCGGTCGCTACTCGGACGAGTGGCAACGTGTTCACCTGCTGAACCCGCGTGACGTCGTTCCCGAGTCGAACATGCCCGCGTTCCCCTGGCTCGATCGTCCGGTCAAGGCCGACGACATCCAGGACAAGATGCGCGCGCTGAACAAAGTCGGCCTGCACAAGTACAGCGACGAGGAGATTGCTGCCGCGCCTGCCGCGCTCGAAGGCAAGACCGAGCTCGACGCTGTCGTTGCCTACCTGCAAGGGTTGGGCAAGGCTCTGCAGAACGTGAGGTAAGGAAGGGGACGCGCCGTGGATATCAACGATTTCAGAAGTCTGATCACCGTACTTGGCCTGCTGTGCTTCCTGGGCATCTGCTACTGGGCATACAGCAAGCACGCCAAGGCGGGTTTCGATGAGGCGGCGCGTCTGCCCCTGACCGATGACGACGTGCCAGCCGCCGGCGGCTGGCAAGACAAAGAGGGAAAAGCAAATGGCTGACTTTATCAGCGGTTTCTGGAACATGTATGTGATGGTCCTCGTGGCCCTCTCCATCCTGTTCTGTGTGTTCGTGCTGGTGTCGAACATGACCAAGCGCGAGAAGGGGCCGGTCGAGCTGCACGGCCACGTGT
This genomic window from Thauera humireducens contains:
- a CDS encoding CcoQ/FixQ family Cbb3-type cytochrome c oxidase assembly chaperone, giving the protein MDINDFRSLITVLGLLCFLGICYWAYSKHAKAGFDEAARLPLTDDDVPAAGGWQDKEGKANG